Proteins encoded by one window of Desulfurobacteriaceae bacterium:
- a CDS encoding hydrogenase maturation nickel metallochaperone HypA: MHETSIAFGLLQSLTSLADKENAKKITKVRVKIGKLSGIVIDSFVFAFDALKGDFPKLKDTELIVEEVPIRYRCNSCKTEFETDSIYFPECMKCQSIDLTLVSGEELEVVDVEIEVGK, from the coding sequence ATGCATGAAACCTCTATAGCTTTTGGACTACTCCAATCTTTGACTAGCCTCGCAGATAAAGAGAATGCAAAGAAGATAACGAAGGTAAGGGTAAAGATAGGGAAACTTTCAGGAATAGTAATCGATTCTTTTGTTTTTGCTTTCGATGCTTTAAAGGGAGATTTTCCAAAGTTAAAAGATACAGAATTAATAGTGGAAGAAGTTCCAATTAGATACAGGTGTAACTCGTGCAAGACAGAATTTGAAACCGATTCAATATACTTTCCTGAATGTATGAAGTGTCAATCTATTGATCTAACTTTGGTAAGCGGGGAAGAACTTGAAGTAGTAGATGTGGAGATTGAGGTTGGCAAATGA